One genomic segment of Lebetimonas natsushimae includes these proteins:
- a CDS encoding nucleoside recognition protein → MKNIINTALVILKLVIPFYLLADILIYFHILEHISFLFEPFTYILGFDEKLALSLAAGMLFNIYAGIAFAAPLNLTPYEWTMLGLFMGIAHALPVENAIMKKLGISVWYSTILRITGGILAVYIFKLFNFNLNGETVLKSMEINHYNSFFDMLSHSVYNASVLALKIIILISVIIVFMDFIKTKFFKNKNISAHFSILTGLILGITYGAGILIKEKEKLSRKEIIFIGTFLMICHSVIEDTALFAIFGASIWILISIRLILAIIISYLVVRLYK, encoded by the coding sequence GTGAAAAACATAATAAACACGGCTTTAGTTATTCTAAAGCTGGTTATTCCCTTTTATCTTTTAGCAGATATTTTAATCTATTTTCATATTTTGGAGCATATTTCTTTTTTATTTGAACCTTTTACTTATATTTTGGGATTTGATGAAAAGCTGGCTTTGAGTCTGGCTGCCGGAATGCTTTTTAATATTTATGCCGGGATTGCATTTGCGGCTCCTCTTAATTTGACTCCTTATGAATGGACAATGCTTGGACTTTTTATGGGTATAGCACATGCCTTGCCTGTTGAAAATGCAATAATGAAAAAACTTGGTATTTCTGTCTGGTATTCTACAATACTAAGAATAACAGGGGGAATTTTGGCCGTTTATATTTTTAAACTTTTTAATTTTAATTTGAATGGCGAAACTGTTTTAAAAAGTATGGAAATAAATCATTATAACAGTTTTTTTGATATGCTTTCACATTCTGTTTATAACGCTTCGGTTCTTGCTTTAAAAATTATTATTTTAATTTCAGTAATTATAGTTTTTATGGATTTTATAAAGACAAAATTTTTTAAAAATAAAAATATAAGTGCCCATTTTTCTATATTGACAGGGCTTATTCTCGGTATTACGTACGGAGCCGGGATTTTAATTAAAGAAAAAGAAAAACTATCAAGAAAGGAGATAATTTTTATTGGTACATTTTTAATGATATGCCATTCTGTTATTGAAGATACTGCACTTTTTGCAATATTTGGAGCAAGTATATGGATACTTATTTCTATTAGATTAATTTTGGCAATAATAATTTCTTATTTGGTTGTTAGATTATACAAATAA
- a CDS encoding DUF2905 domain-containing protein codes for MAKIFIFIGIIFIIIGLILYFFKDFPLFHLPGDIVIQKENFTFYFPITSSILISVVLSAVFYIISRIMH; via the coding sequence ATGGCTAAAATTTTTATTTTTATTGGCATAATTTTTATAATAATCGGGCTTATTTTATATTTTTTTAAAGATTTTCCGCTTTTTCACCTGCCTGGCGATATTGTAATTCAAAAAGAAAATTTCACTTTTTATTTTCCTATAACTTCGTCAATTTTAATTTCAGTTGTTTTAAGCGCTGTTTTTTATATCATATCAAGGATTATGCATTGA
- the amrA gene encoding AmmeMemoRadiSam system protein A, whose product MENLKILPKLARLSILEEFEGKKLIDKDEWIEKYPFLAEKRACFVTLKKKNMPRGSNLRGCIGSILPYRPLIEDVIENAKAAAFGDPRFEPLRPEEFDEIEIEVSVLTIPEKLEYEDVNDLRQKIRPGVDGVILQLANHQATFLPSVWEELPNFDLFFAHLCLKAGLAGDCLQYHPVIYTYQAIEVKED is encoded by the coding sequence ATGGAAAATTTAAAAATTTTGCCAAAACTCGCAAGGCTTTCAATTTTGGAAGAATTTGAAGGTAAAAAATTAATTGATAAGGATGAATGGATAGAAAAATATCCGTTTTTGGCTGAAAAAAGAGCCTGTTTTGTAACTTTAAAGAAAAAAAATATGCCAAGAGGAAGTAATCTCAGAGGTTGTATAGGTTCAATCCTGCCATACAGACCGTTAATTGAGGATGTTATAGAAAATGCAAAAGCGGCAGCCTTTGGAGACCCTAGATTTGAACCGTTAAGACCTGAAGAATTTGACGAAATAGAAATAGAAGTCAGTGTTCTTACAATTCCTGAAAAACTTGAATATGAAGATGTAAATGATTTAAGACAAAAAATAAGACCGGGTGTTGACGGGGTAATACTTCAGCTTGCAAACCATCAGGCGACTTTTCTGCCAAGCGTGTGGGAGGAACTTCCTAATTTTGATCTGTTTTTTGCACATCTTTGCCTAAAAGCCGGCCTTGCGGGAGACTGCTTACAGTATCATCCGGTAATTTATACATATCAGGCAATAGAAGTTAAAGAGGATTAA
- a CDS encoding EscU/YscU/HrcU family type III secretion system export apparatus switch protein, giving the protein MKKFTNTKAVALKYKVYEENVPKVIAKGTGEIAKKIIQKAKKFDVPLFQNEELVNTLLNVQVNEEIPPKMYEAVVEVFIWLYNLEERAQLSK; this is encoded by the coding sequence ATGAAAAAATTTACAAATACTAAAGCTGTGGCCCTAAAATATAAGGTTTACGAAGAAAACGTACCAAAAGTTATTGCAAAAGGAACTGGGGAAATCGCAAAAAAAATTATACAAAAAGCAAAAAAATTTGATGTACCCCTTTTTCAAAATGAAGAGCTTGTTAATACACTTTTAAATGTACAAGTAAATGAAGAAATACCTCCTAAAATGTATGAGGCGGTTGTGGAAGTTTTTATCTGGCTGTATAATCTTGAAGAAAGAGCCCAACTTAGTAAATGA
- a CDS encoding thiamine-phosphate pyrophosphorylase → MKNNLYRTIDANINRFKEGIRVVEDILRYEFSSPLAFKLKELRHIKLPEYEKYLKYRDSIKDILKKSIKDELTRGDLKDIIISNLKRAQESARVLEEIFKLMDVNLSEKFKKARYLLYNYEKEILSLIDNEKLKMDN, encoded by the coding sequence ATGAAGAATAATTTATATCGAACAATAGATGCAAATATAAACAGATTTAAAGAAGGTATCAGGGTAGTAGAAGATATTTTAAGATATGAATTTTCTTCTCCTCTTGCTTTTAAGCTCAAAGAACTCAGACATATTAAACTTCCAGAATATGAAAAATATTTAAAATACAGAGATTCAATAAAAGATATTTTAAAAAAATCCATAAAGGACGAATTGACAAGAGGAGATTTGAAAGATATTATCATTTCTAATTTAAAAAGAGCTCAGGAAAGTGCAAGGGTTTTAGAGGAAATTTTTAAATTAATGGATGTTAATCTTTCAGAAAAATTTAAAAAAGCAAGATATTTATTGTATAATTACGAAAAAGAAATACTTTCTTTAATTGATAATGAAAAATTAAAAATGGATAATTAA
- a CDS encoding glycerophosphodiester phosphodiesterase, with protein MNFFDNFDKPHIIGAHRGYSAKYPENTLTAFKNAKADFIEFDVTLTKDNEIVVIHDDTIDRTTNGEGKVNNFTLKELKNFTIYPNEKIPTLEETLTLCKEINMPVNIELKKVFKNEKIFLEKVLKTVKKFKLENKVLISSFEHSYLNFFKENTISIAALFDKPFEIDYLKILNINSVHISKKIATKKFLKKLKDYRVLVYTVNSKKEADKLFSTGVYGIFSDYGELVETTGLEPVTPTLPA; from the coding sequence ATGAATTTTTTCGACAATTTCGATAAACCCCATATAATCGGCGCCCACAGAGGTTACAGCGCAAAATACCCGGAAAACACCCTCACCGCATTTAAAAATGCAAAAGCCGATTTTATAGAATTTGATGTGACCCTTACAAAAGACAATGAAATAGTTGTAATTCATGATGACACGATAGACAGAACCACAAACGGAGAAGGAAAAGTAAATAATTTTACATTAAAAGAATTAAAAAATTTCACTATTTACCCAAATGAAAAAATACCGACCCTTGAAGAAACTTTAACTTTATGCAAAGAAATAAATATGCCTGTAAATATTGAACTTAAAAAAGTGTTTAAAAATGAAAAAATTTTTTTGGAAAAAGTATTAAAAACAGTAAAAAAATTTAAATTAGAAAATAAAGTTTTAATTTCTAGTTTTGAGCACAGTTATTTAAATTTTTTTAAAGAAAACACTATATCCATTGCCGCTCTTTTTGACAAACCTTTTGAAATAGATTATCTAAAAATATTAAATATTAATTCCGTTCATATTTCAAAAAAAATAGCCACAAAAAAATTTTTAAAAAAATTAAAAGATTACAGAGTTTTAGTTTATACAGTAAATTCTAAAAAAGAAGCCGACAAATTGTTTTCAACGGGAGTTTACGGAATTTTCAGCGATTATGGAGAATTGGTGGAGACAACGGGACTCGAACCCGTGACCCCTACGCTGCCAGCGTAG
- a CDS encoding ABC transporter ATP-binding protein, translating into MLTFKKLLKEIQKYKKEFITAQIIALIATIISIPIPLLMPLLIDEVLLNKGGRWIDFINFIFGNCSAFCYVAVTLSVVIALRGLFILLNVSQTYFFEKITKDITYKIRIRVIEHLKRISLNEYENLKTGDIASRLISDVNTVEEFLIKSVSKFVISFLTLIGVAIVLLSINLKLGLFILLLNPFVVVLSGKLARKVKKYKLSQNKTISIFQEALIETLELFDQIKAYNKESFFFKRLFLLAQELKEKSFEFSYKSEAFNKVSFLMFLIGYEVFRAAGILAVAYDNLSIGMMIAVFSYLWFMMTPIQEIINIQYSFFSAKAALERINKLFELKKEPIYPHKKNPFNKEVEIETKNLYFKYKDEWILEDVNVKIEPFKITALIGASGGGKTTFAKLIAGLLVVDKGVILYNGVSFREIGLNEIRNHVALILQETKLFNDTLYFNLTLGENFTEKEIMEALKKAELVKVVEKLPDGLDTYIGKNGVKLSGGERQRVAIARALLFKPKVVILDESTSALDIDTEDRVFKNIEDFLKSRTSIIIAHRAETIAKANEILMVKNRKILKIS; encoded by the coding sequence TTGCTCACTTTTAAAAAACTTTTAAAAGAAATACAAAAATACAAAAAAGAATTTATAACCGCTCAAATTATAGCACTAATTGCCACCATTATTTCTATACCTATTCCACTTTTAATGCCTTTGCTCATAGATGAGGTGTTGTTAAATAAAGGCGGACGGTGGATAGATTTTATTAACTTTATTTTTGGAAATTGCAGTGCTTTTTGTTATGTGGCAGTTACCTTAAGTGTAGTTATTGCTTTAAGGGGTCTGTTTATTTTGTTAAATGTTTCCCAAACTTATTTTTTTGAAAAAATAACAAAAGATATAACCTATAAAATAAGAATCAGGGTGATTGAACATCTAAAAAGAATATCTCTTAATGAATACGAAAATTTAAAAACGGGGGATATTGCAAGCAGGCTTATAAGCGATGTGAATACGGTTGAAGAATTTTTAATAAAATCCGTTTCAAAATTTGTTATCTCTTTTTTGACGTTAATTGGAGTTGCAATAGTATTGCTTAGTATTAATTTAAAACTTGGGCTTTTTATACTTTTGCTTAATCCTTTTGTGGTAGTTCTTTCAGGAAAGCTGGCCAGAAAAGTTAAAAAATATAAACTTTCTCAAAATAAAACTATTTCTATTTTTCAGGAAGCGTTAATTGAGACATTAGAACTATTTGATCAGATAAAAGCATATAATAAAGAAAGTTTTTTCTTTAAAAGGCTGTTTTTATTAGCGCAGGAACTTAAAGAAAAATCATTTGAGTTTAGTTACAAAAGCGAAGCTTTTAATAAAGTCAGTTTTTTAATGTTTTTGATTGGTTATGAAGTTTTCAGAGCCGCCGGAATTTTGGCGGTTGCATATGATAATCTCAGTATCGGTATGATGATAGCAGTTTTCAGTTATCTCTGGTTTATGATGACCCCTATACAGGAGATTATAAATATTCAATATTCATTTTTCAGTGCAAAGGCTGCACTTGAGAGAATAAATAAACTCTTTGAGCTTAAAAAAGAACCGATTTACCCCCATAAGAAAAATCCTTTTAATAAAGAAGTGGAGATTGAAACTAAAAATTTATATTTTAAATATAAAGATGAATGGATTTTAGAAGATGTGAATGTAAAAATAGAGCCTTTTAAAATTACTGCGTTAATTGGTGCAAGCGGTGGGGGAAAAACAACGTTTGCAAAGCTTATTGCAGGGCTTTTGGTGGTTGATAAGGGGGTTATTTTATATAATGGGGTCAGTTTCAGGGAAATAGGACTAAATGAAATAAGAAATCATGTTGCTTTGATTTTGCAGGAAACCAAGCTTTTTAATGATACTTTGTACTTTAATCTGACTCTTGGCGAAAATTTCACTGAAAAAGAGATAATGGAGGCTTTAAAAAAAGCGGAACTCGTGAAAGTAGTGGAAAAACTTCCAGACGGTCTTGATACTTATATAGGCAAAAACGGAGTAAAACTGAGCGGTGGAGAAAGACAGAGGGTTGCAATTGCAAGGGCACTTTTATTTAAACCGAAAGTCGTAATTTTGGATGAATCAACTTCAGCCCTTGATATAGATACAGAAGACAGGGTATTTAAAAATATTGAAGATTTTCTGAAATCCAGAACTTCAATTATTATTGCCCACAGGGCTGAAACTATTGCAAAAGCGAATGAAATTTTGATGGTTAAGAATAGGAAAATCTTAAAAATATCATAA
- a CDS encoding undecaprenyl-diphosphate phosphatase: protein MNIIDSVILGTVEGITEFLPISSTAHMIIVSTLLGLKQTLNNVAFEVIIQLGATLAIVMIYLNKINFKEFELWKKVILAFLPLAVIGFLLRHQIKELFTVTTVAWMFIIGGIVFFIVEKLYNEENKINEVEKVNFKQAFIIGVFQVFALIPGTSRSGATIVGGMLGGLTRKTAADFSFLLAIPTMFAASGYEFLKNIHNFKNQNGIVLAVGFIISFISAYIAVKWFLRFVEKYTLIPFGIYRIVFGFALLYLIHIGFIA, encoded by the coding sequence ATGAATATAATTGACAGCGTAATTTTAGGGACGGTAGAAGGGATTACTGAGTTTTTACCTATCTCTTCCACAGCCCATATGATTATAGTTTCAACTCTTCTTGGTCTAAAACAGACTCTTAACAATGTTGCATTTGAAGTTATTATTCAATTAGGGGCGACTCTTGCTATTGTTATGATTTATCTTAATAAAATCAATTTTAAAGAGTTTGAATTATGGAAAAAAGTAATTTTGGCATTTTTACCCCTTGCAGTTATCGGATTTTTGTTAAGGCATCAGATAAAAGAACTTTTTACCGTTACAACCGTTGCCTGGATGTTTATTATAGGCGGTATTGTTTTTTTTATAGTTGAGAAACTATACAATGAAGAAAATAAAATAAACGAGGTAGAAAAAGTAAATTTCAAGCAGGCGTTTATAATAGGGGTTTTTCAGGTGTTTGCTTTGATTCCGGGCACCAGTAGAAGCGGGGCTACGATTGTAGGCGGAATGCTGGGGGGACTTACTAGAAAAACGGCGGCGGATTTCAGTTTTTTGCTTGCAATTCCTACAATGTTTGCCGCAAGCGGATATGAGTTTTTAAAAAATATCCATAATTTTAAAAACCAAAACGGGATAGTTTTAGCCGTTGGATTTATAATAAGCTTTATTTCTGCATATATTGCGGTTAAATGGTTTTTAAGGTTTGTTGAAAAATATACTCTTATTCCTTTTGGAATTTACAGAATTGTTTTTGGGTTTGCACTTCTTTATCTTATTCATATAGGATTTATTGCATGA
- the leuC gene encoding 3-isopropylmalate dehydratase large subunit yields MPMTITEKIFAEHIGREVKPGEIIMCDVDMTIGNDITTPISIRAFKESGAKKLAKPDNFAIVLDHFIPPKDIASANQAKINRDFAYEHDLKNFFDEKDMGIEHRLLPEKGLVIPGDVIIGADSHTCTHGALGAFSTGMGSTDIAFCMITGKSWFKIPESIKVVFTGKRGEHVYGKDLILELIRRIGVDGALYKALEFTGDTIEELPMDDRMSLCNMAIEAGAKNGIIAYDKITEVFLEEVKKYNPLRAEPKIHYSDPDAKYAKTIEIDVSKLEPLVAYPFLPSNGKPISEAVKDDIEIHQVYIGSCTNGTLSDLRTAANILKGKRVHRRVRLIVTPATQRIYKQAEHEGIIDTLIDAGAVVANPTCGACLGGYMGILGDGERAVATTNRNFRGRMGSRNSEVYLSNSAVAAASAIAGKIADPREID; encoded by the coding sequence ATGCCTATGACCATTACTGAAAAAATTTTTGCGGAACACATTGGAAGGGAAGTAAAACCCGGTGAAATTATTATGTGTGATGTAGATATGACAATAGGAAATGATATTACTACCCCTATTTCAATTAGGGCATTTAAAGAAAGCGGGGCAAAAAAACTTGCAAAACCTGATAATTTTGCAATAGTGCTTGACCATTTTATTCCCCCAAAAGATATAGCAAGTGCAAACCAGGCAAAAATCAACAGGGATTTTGCTTATGAGCATGATTTAAAAAACTTTTTTGATGAAAAAGATATGGGAATTGAACATAGACTTTTACCTGAAAAAGGGCTTGTAATTCCTGGGGATGTAATAATCGGGGCTGATAGCCACACATGCACCCACGGGGCGCTCGGGGCATTTTCCACAGGGATGGGAAGTACCGATATCGCTTTTTGTATGATTACCGGGAAAAGCTGGTTTAAAATTCCTGAAAGCATTAAAGTAGTTTTCACTGGTAAAAGAGGAGAGCATGTTTACGGTAAAGATTTGATACTTGAGCTAATCAGAAGAATAGGTGTTGATGGTGCATTATACAAAGCGCTTGAATTTACAGGCGATACAATTGAGGAACTTCCAATGGATGACAGGATGAGTTTGTGCAATATGGCGATTGAGGCCGGTGCAAAAAACGGAATTATCGCTTATGATAAGATTACGGAGGTGTTTTTGGAAGAAGTTAAAAAATACAATCCTTTGCGTGCTGAGCCGAAAATCCACTATTCAGACCCTGATGCCAAATATGCCAAAACTATAGAAATTGATGTTAGCAAACTTGAACCGCTTGTAGCTTATCCGTTTCTGCCAAGCAACGGAAAACCGATAAGCGAAGCGGTAAAAGATGATATTGAAATTCATCAGGTATATATAGGAAGCTGTACAAACGGAACTTTAAGTGACCTTAGAACTGCGGCAAATATTCTAAAAGGGAAAAGAGTCCATAGAAGAGTCAGACTAATTGTGACTCCGGCAACTCAGAGAATTTATAAACAGGCGGAACACGAGGGAATTATTGATACTTTAATTGATGCGGGTGCTGTTGTGGCAAATCCGACCTGTGGCGCATGTCTTGGAGGATATATGGGAATTTTGGGTGATGGTGAAAGAGCGGTTGCCACCACAAACAGAAACTTCCGTGGAAGAATGGGAAGCAGAAATTCCGAAGTGTATCTAAGTAACTCAGCAGTGGCGGCTGCAAGTGCGATTGCAGGAAAAATTGCCGATCCAAGGGAAATAGACTAA
- a CDS encoding ATP/GTP-binding protein: MFSIDRYGLNSASLNLSFTTSSGDKIDLSLKDSIEASSSFKKNRGLISEEFTLKHTFEYKFHYEGNGLDKNDIKEIKEALKKAKPLIEKFLKEKNSNEKVMTNIAHSIKSFLPKPKNINHENAIKNKTVDVFDKILKQIKATFEETEKAKKLFDKIFNNDNNFDLFV; the protein is encoded by the coding sequence ATGTTCAGTATTGACAGATATGGATTAAATTCTGCAAGTTTAAATCTCTCATTTACCACAAGCAGCGGCGATAAAATAGATTTGAGTTTAAAAGATTCAATTGAAGCAAGTTCAAGTTTTAAAAAGAATAGAGGCTTAATTTCTGAAGAATTCACCCTAAAACACACTTTTGAATACAAATTCCATTATGAAGGGAACGGACTTGATAAAAATGATATAAAAGAAATAAAAGAAGCTCTTAAAAAAGCGAAACCTTTAATTGAAAAATTTTTAAAAGAAAAAAATTCAAATGAAAAAGTTATGACAAACATTGCCCATTCTATTAAATCATTTTTGCCTAAACCAAAAAATATTAATCACGAAAATGCAATAAAAAATAAAACAGTAGATGTTTTTGATAAAATTTTAAAACAGATTAAAGCAACCTTTGAAGAAACAGAGAAGGCAAAAAAATTATTTGATAAAATATTTAATAATGATAACAATTTTGATTTATTTGTATAA
- the ilvD gene encoding dihydroxy-acid dehydratase has product MRSDEVKKGWHRAPHRSLFRATGLKDEDFDKPFIAVANSFVEVVPGHFFLNKYAEIVKDEIRKNGCVPFEFNTIGVDDGIAMGHDGMLYSLPSREIIANSVETMMNAHKFDALICIPNCDKITPGMIMGALRVNVPTIVVTGGPMRAGHMKDGTPIDLATVFEGLGKFEKGEIDENTLYELECNACPGGGSCSGMFTANSMNTLMEAMGIALKGNGTVLALTPEREELLRKAARRICEIAKDEKLYEQYRIKNIINEKAVHNAFVVDMAMGGSTNTVLHMMAIAKEAGVDFDLAKINEIAKHVSHIAKISPSLQTVHMEDINRAGGISAVMKEISKRSDVALYLDNPVIEGGTVAERIKDAEVLDYSVIKPVEHPYSEVGGLAILFGNLAEEGCVIKTAGIVGSRKFTGKAVCFNSQQEAIDGIVGGKVKEGDVVVIRYEGPKGGPGMQEMLAPTSLIMGMGLGDKVALITDGRFSGATRGLSIGHVSPEAAEGGMIGLLKDGDIIEIDADNFSINVKLSDEEIEKRKKEFTPIKKDVPGRWLKQYRALVTNASNGAILKAD; this is encoded by the coding sequence ATGAGAAGTGATGAAGTAAAAAAAGGATGGCATAGAGCGCCTCACAGAAGTTTGTTTAGAGCTACAGGTCTTAAAGATGAAGATTTTGACAAACCTTTTATTGCGGTTGCAAACTCTTTTGTGGAGGTGGTACCGGGACACTTCTTTTTAAATAAATATGCGGAAATTGTAAAAGATGAAATTAGAAAAAACGGATGCGTGCCTTTTGAATTTAATACAATCGGTGTGGATGATGGTATTGCAATGGGGCATGATGGTATGCTTTATTCTCTGCCAAGTAGAGAAATTATTGCAAACAGTGTTGAAACAATGATGAATGCCCATAAATTTGATGCACTTATCTGTATTCCAAACTGTGATAAAATAACTCCCGGTATGATTATGGGAGCACTCAGGGTAAATGTGCCTACAATCGTGGTAACAGGCGGTCCAATGAGGGCAGGACATATGAAAGACGGAACCCCGATTGATTTAGCTACTGTATTTGAAGGTCTTGGTAAATTTGAAAAAGGTGAAATTGACGAAAATACTTTATATGAATTGGAATGCAACGCATGTCCTGGCGGTGGAAGCTGTTCTGGTATGTTTACGGCAAATTCCATGAATACATTGATGGAAGCAATGGGTATTGCGCTAAAAGGAAACGGGACTGTTTTGGCTTTGACACCTGAGAGGGAAGAGTTACTTAGAAAAGCTGCAAGAAGAATCTGTGAAATCGCAAAAGATGAAAAACTTTATGAACAGTACAGAATTAAAAACATTATAAATGAAAAAGCAGTTCATAACGCATTTGTAGTTGATATGGCAATGGGCGGAAGTACAAATACTGTGCTTCATATGATGGCAATTGCAAAAGAAGCAGGGGTTGATTTTGATTTGGCAAAAATTAATGAAATAGCAAAACATGTAAGTCATATTGCAAAAATTTCTCCTTCACTTCAAACTGTTCATATGGAAGATATAAATAGAGCCGGTGGGATAAGTGCCGTTATGAAAGAGATTAGTAAAAGAAGTGATGTAGCGCTTTATCTTGACAACCCTGTAATTGAGGGGGGAACTGTAGCTGAGAGAATTAAAGATGCCGAGGTTCTTGATTATTCTGTAATCAAACCTGTGGAACATCCATACAGCGAAGTCGGAGGGCTTGCTATTTTATTCGGTAATCTTGCAGAGGAGGGATGCGTAATTAAAACTGCAGGAATTGTGGGAAGCAGAAAATTTACAGGGAAAGCGGTTTGCTTTAATTCACAACAAGAGGCAATTGATGGAATTGTCGGAGGAAAAGTAAAAGAAGGCGATGTTGTAGTTATTAGATATGAGGGACCAAAAGGCGGGCCTGGAATGCAGGAAATGCTAGCTCCTACAAGTTTAATTATGGGAATGGGACTTGGAGATAAAGTGGCACTTATTACTGATGGTAGATTCTCAGGTGCTACAAGAGGTCTTAGTATCGGACATGTGAGTCCGGAAGCGGCTGAGGGTGGAATGATAGGTTTGCTTAAAGACGGCGATATTATAGAAATTGATGCGGATAATTTTTCCATAAATGTGAAATTAAGCGATGAAGAAATTGAAAAAAGAAAAAAAGAATTTACTCCAATTAAAAAAGATGTACCTGGTCGTTGGCTAAAACAATATAGAGCTCTTGTAACAAATGCCTCAAATGGAGCTATTCTTAAAGCTGATTAG
- a CDS encoding Bax inhibitor-1 family protein yields the protein MKFSSNDFKNSYVNKTYTNEAYNSHSIENINVFVKKTYQLLAGSLIAGAVGAYVGMGFVSNMINPVTGGLTFTYWGAVILEFILLFGLFAAKDKTPLNLVLLFAFTFMTGFTLAPTLAVFVARNMGYVIGEAFGLTAVAFGALTIFAMNTKKDFTTMGKMLFITLIVLIVASIANIFLHLPMLQLIIASVGAVLFSMFILFDTQNIIRGNVSSEIEAAVALYLDFLNLFISLLQILGFLNNEE from the coding sequence ATGAAATTTAGTTCTAATGATTTCAAAAATTCATATGTAAATAAAACTTATACAAATGAAGCATATAATTCTCATTCAATAGAAAATATTAATGTATTTGTTAAAAAAACATATCAATTATTGGCTGGCAGTTTGATTGCCGGGGCGGTAGGTGCTTATGTTGGAATGGGCTTTGTAAGTAATATGATTAATCCTGTGACAGGAGGACTTACATTTACATACTGGGGTGCGGTAATACTTGAATTTATTTTGCTTTTTGGATTATTTGCAGCAAAAGACAAAACACCGCTTAATCTAGTGCTTTTATTTGCATTTACTTTTATGACAGGATTTACTCTTGCCCCGACTTTAGCTGTTTTTGTCGCCAGAAATATGGGATATGTAATCGGTGAGGCGTTTGGACTTACAGCTGTAGCATTTGGTGCTTTGACAATTTTTGCAATGAATACAAAAAAAGATTTCACTACAATGGGTAAAATGCTTTTTATTACATTAATTGTCTTAATTGTTGCAAGTATTGCAAATATTTTTTTACATTTGCCGATGCTTCAGTTAATTATCGCATCAGTGGGGGCGGTGTTATTTAGTATGTTTATTTTATTTGATACTCAAAATATCATAAGAGGAAATGTAAGCAGTGAAATTGAAGCCGCAGTTGCTCTTTATTTAGATTTTCTAAATCTATTTATTTCACTTCTTCAAATTTTAGGCTTTTTAAATAATGAAGAATAA
- a CDS encoding 2'-5' RNA ligase family protein, whose product MRLFIATPVNLPVYQAIKNDFKDIIDGKWVEGWNLHLTHKFIGEDNPEKYKTKLKIDNGKWKIKGMGLLNGKILYLKTDMDDRVNKEINEKFNLTDNKPFLPHITLCRIKNIKNQDKLNEKIKKWQNIDFVVPLEVYLYKSTLTKKGPVYEKIYKY is encoded by the coding sequence TTGAGACTTTTTATCGCCACTCCCGTAAATTTACCGGTTTATCAGGCAATAAAAAACGATTTTAAAGACATTATCGACGGTAAATGGGTGGAAGGGTGGAATTTGCATTTAACGCATAAATTCATAGGGGAGGACAACCCGGAAAAATACAAAACAAAATTGAAAATTGATAATGGAAAATGGAAAATTAAAGGAATGGGCTTATTAAACGGAAAAATTCTATATTTGAAAACCGACATGGATGATAGGGTTAATAAAGAAATAAATGAAAAATTTAACCTTACAGACAATAAACCGTTTTTACCACATATAACACTCTGCAGGATTAAAAATATAAAAAATCAAGACAAATTAAATGAAAAAATAAAAAAATGGCAAAATATTGATTTTGTTGTACCTCTTGAAGTATATCTTTACAAATCAACCCTTACAAAAAAAGGCCCGGTTTATGAAAAAATTTACAAATACTAA